In Nonomuraea muscovyensis, one genomic interval encodes:
- a CDS encoding helix-turn-helix transcriptional regulator — MTAATASTSKQRQAGRLPAEVTSFVGRRHEVAEVKRLLCASRAVTLTGPGGVGKTRLALRVAVDLARDFRGGVWFVELAGVESPDMLAQIVAEALEIRDYSASAPIDVLVQHLRDKQALVVLDNCEHLVYECAALAETLLRAAPALRVLATSREPLGFAGEQTLPVPTLELPGSDHLPAESLARFDAVRLFTERARAVLPSFEVTEENRDVVARICRRLDGLPLAIELATVRLRALSVQQLLDRLDDRFRLLTAGSRAVLPRQRTLRALIDWSYALCSEQEQLMWARVSVFAGGLDLDGAEAVCAGDGIAREDVLDLVSGLVDKSILLREEHGSRVRYRLLEIIRQYGVEKLAERGQVEMVQGRHRDYYKQMAAQAREQLFGPGQVAWFTRLRLEHANLHTVLEHCFAHPDEAVTGLTMASDLLFHWITGYYLGEGRQWLDRGLAACTRPDESRARALWSNGWLAVIQADLPAATAMLAESKAIGERLGLDSVLAYVALYNGMVAMFEGDTESAIAFYEEALERHRATGDPVGTASALIRLSLAYSFRGDSETAISLGDECLAVADAHGEGWHKAYMMMALGVDVWRQGDLRRATELETHSLRFNRTVDDPLGVGVNLEVLAWIAATEGRHERTARLLGILDTVWQAIGAPLSGYGHLAHYHDECVALTRKTLGSSGFEAAFEEGARLSYDEALAYALQGDEHVDEAITRNGFAARDRAQPRSGAGAPAPLTRREMEIARLVAKGMTSKEIAADLVISQRTVESHIEHILSKLGFHSRTQIAVWVGEQVRTVEEDGGQ; from the coding sequence ATGACAGCGGCGACCGCAAGCACCTCGAAGCAGCGGCAGGCAGGCCGGCTGCCCGCCGAGGTGACGAGTTTCGTGGGCCGTCGGCACGAAGTGGCCGAGGTCAAGCGACTGCTGTGCGCGTCGCGTGCCGTCACACTGACCGGACCCGGCGGTGTCGGCAAGACCCGGCTGGCGCTGCGGGTGGCGGTCGACCTGGCCCGTGACTTCCGCGGCGGCGTGTGGTTCGTGGAGCTCGCCGGCGTCGAGAGCCCCGACATGCTCGCCCAGATCGTGGCCGAGGCGCTGGAGATCCGCGATTACAGCGCGTCCGCGCCGATCGACGTGCTCGTCCAGCACCTGCGCGACAAGCAGGCCCTGGTGGTCCTCGACAACTGCGAGCACCTGGTGTACGAGTGCGCCGCGCTGGCCGAGACGCTGCTGCGCGCCGCGCCCGCGCTGCGCGTCCTCGCCACCAGCCGCGAACCCCTGGGCTTCGCGGGCGAGCAGACGCTGCCCGTGCCCACGCTGGAGCTGCCCGGGAGCGACCACCTGCCGGCCGAGTCGCTGGCCCGGTTCGACGCCGTCCGCCTGTTCACCGAGCGGGCCCGGGCCGTGCTGCCGTCGTTCGAGGTGACCGAGGAGAACCGTGACGTCGTCGCGCGGATCTGCCGCCGGCTGGACGGCCTGCCGCTCGCCATCGAGCTGGCCACGGTCCGGCTGCGCGCGCTGTCCGTCCAGCAGCTTCTCGACCGGCTGGACGACCGGTTCCGCCTGCTGACCGCCGGGTCGCGGGCGGTGCTGCCCCGTCAGCGGACGTTGCGCGCGCTGATCGACTGGAGCTACGCGCTCTGCTCCGAGCAGGAGCAGCTGATGTGGGCGCGGGTGTCGGTGTTCGCCGGCGGGCTCGACCTCGACGGGGCGGAGGCGGTCTGCGCGGGTGACGGCATCGCCCGCGAGGACGTGCTCGACCTGGTGAGCGGCCTGGTCGACAAGTCGATCCTGCTGCGCGAGGAGCACGGCTCGCGGGTGCGCTACCGGCTCCTGGAGATCATCCGCCAATACGGCGTCGAGAAGCTCGCCGAGCGCGGCCAGGTGGAGATGGTGCAGGGGCGGCACCGCGACTACTACAAGCAGATGGCGGCGCAGGCGCGGGAGCAGCTCTTCGGGCCGGGGCAGGTGGCCTGGTTCACCAGGCTGCGGCTGGAGCACGCCAACCTGCACACCGTCCTCGAACACTGCTTCGCCCACCCCGACGAGGCCGTCACCGGCCTGACCATGGCCTCCGACCTGCTCTTCCACTGGATCACCGGCTACTACCTGGGCGAGGGCCGGCAGTGGCTGGACCGGGGGCTCGCGGCCTGCACCCGGCCGGACGAGTCCCGCGCGCGGGCGCTGTGGTCCAACGGCTGGCTCGCCGTGATCCAGGCCGACCTGCCGGCCGCCACGGCGATGCTGGCCGAGAGCAAGGCCATCGGCGAGCGGCTCGGGCTCGACTCGGTGCTGGCGTACGTCGCGCTCTACAACGGCATGGTCGCCATGTTCGAGGGAGACACCGAGAGCGCCATCGCCTTCTACGAGGAGGCCCTGGAGCGGCACCGGGCGACCGGCGACCCGGTGGGCACCGCGTCGGCCCTGATCCGGCTCTCCCTGGCCTACTCCTTCCGCGGCGACTCCGAGACGGCCATCTCGCTGGGCGACGAGTGCCTGGCCGTGGCCGACGCCCACGGCGAGGGCTGGCACAAGGCGTACATGATGATGGCGCTCGGCGTGGACGTGTGGCGGCAGGGCGACCTGCGGCGCGCGACCGAGCTGGAGACGCACAGCCTCCGCTTCAACCGCACGGTCGACGACCCCCTCGGGGTCGGCGTCAACCTGGAGGTGCTGGCGTGGATCGCCGCCACCGAGGGGCGACACGAGCGGACGGCGCGGCTGCTCGGCATCCTCGACACCGTCTGGCAGGCGATCGGGGCTCCGCTGTCCGGGTACGGGCACCTGGCCCACTACCACGACGAGTGCGTCGCCCTCACCCGCAAGACGCTCGGCTCCTCGGGCTTCGAGGCGGCCTTCGAGGAGGGCGCCCGGTTGTCCTACGACGAGGCGCTGGCCTACGCGCTCCAGGGGGACGAGCACGTGGACGAGGCGATCACCAGGAACGGCTTCGCGGCCAGGGACCGGGCGCAGCCCAGGAGCGGCGCCGGCGCCCCCGCGCCGCTGACCCGCCGCGAGATGGAGATCGCCCGGCTGGTGGCCAAGGGCATGACCAGCAAGGAGATCGCGGCCGACCTCGTCATCTCGCAACGCACCGTGGAGAGCCACATCGAGCACATCCTGAGCAAGCTGGGCTTCCACTCCCGGACGCAGATCGCGGTGTGGGTGGGCGAGCAGGTCAGGACCGTCGAGGAGGACGGTGGCCAGTAG
- a CDS encoding YciI family protein: protein MKYMLLMQFSERDNLPPIDTWPAEDVKAHIQFMYELNNELTAAGELVSGEGLAEPDQARIVRARRGGAPVVTDGPFPETKEFLVGWWIVDVESHERAIELAARISAAPGPDGRPLNMPIEVRQVMAGPPEEL, encoded by the coding sequence ATGAAGTACATGCTGTTGATGCAGTTCAGCGAGCGGGACAACCTCCCCCCGATCGACACCTGGCCGGCGGAGGACGTCAAGGCCCACATCCAGTTCATGTACGAGCTCAACAACGAGCTCACCGCGGCCGGGGAACTGGTGTCGGGGGAAGGGCTGGCGGAGCCCGACCAGGCCCGGATCGTCCGGGCCCGAAGGGGCGGCGCGCCGGTCGTCACCGACGGGCCGTTCCCGGAGACCAAGGAGTTCCTGGTCGGCTGGTGGATCGTCGACGTCGAGAGCCACGAGCGGGCGATCGAGCTGGCCGCGCGGATCTCGGCCGCGCCCGGCCCCGACGGCCGCCCGCTGAACATGCCGATCGAGGTGCGCCAGGTCATGGCGGGACCGCCGGAGGAGCTGTGA
- a CDS encoding RNA polymerase sigma factor: MVSAPIDDLLRELAPQVVGVLTRRFGDFDTAEDAVQEALLDAAAQWPEQGVPGNPRGWLIQVAYRRMTEQLRNEQARRRREELVAARTPADRQAAPPADLVYESDRDDTLATLFLCCHPALTPPSAIALTLRSVGGLSTAEIARAFMVPEATMAQRISRAKQRIKTSGVPFGMPAPEERPRRLASALHVLYLIFNEGYASSTGPDLQRVELSREAIRLARTAHRLMPDDAEVTGLLALMLLTDARRPARTDAHGTPIPLAEQDRGLWDGAAIAEGVALVTAALSRGSVGPYQLQAAIAAVHDEAPSAAETDWPQILALYGLLERMSDNPMVSLSRAVAAAMVHGPATGLGLLDRLADQLDGHHRFYATRAHLREMAGDLGAAVADYRAAAGRTTNIPERDYLTTRAARLAEDLAQRRAR, from the coding sequence TTGGTTAGCGCCCCGATCGACGACCTGCTGCGCGAGCTGGCGCCGCAGGTCGTCGGGGTGCTCACCCGGCGCTTCGGCGACTTCGACACCGCCGAGGACGCCGTCCAGGAGGCGCTGCTCGACGCCGCCGCCCAGTGGCCCGAGCAGGGTGTCCCGGGCAACCCGCGCGGCTGGCTCATCCAGGTGGCCTACCGGCGGATGACCGAACAGCTCCGCAACGAGCAGGCGCGCCGCCGCCGCGAGGAGCTGGTGGCCGCGCGCACCCCGGCCGACCGGCAGGCCGCGCCGCCCGCGGACCTGGTGTACGAGAGCGACCGCGACGACACGCTGGCCACCCTGTTCCTGTGCTGCCATCCGGCGCTGACCCCGCCCTCGGCCATCGCCCTCACCCTGCGCTCCGTCGGCGGGCTGTCCACCGCCGAGATCGCCCGCGCGTTCATGGTGCCCGAGGCGACGATGGCGCAGCGGATCAGCCGCGCCAAGCAGCGCATCAAGACCTCCGGGGTGCCGTTCGGCATGCCCGCGCCCGAGGAGCGGCCCCGGCGGCTGGCGTCGGCGCTGCACGTGCTGTACCTGATCTTCAACGAGGGCTACGCCAGCAGCACCGGCCCCGACCTGCAGCGGGTGGAGCTGTCGCGCGAGGCGATCCGGCTGGCCAGGACCGCGCACCGGCTGATGCCCGACGACGCCGAGGTGACCGGACTGCTCGCCCTCATGCTGCTCACGGACGCGCGCCGGCCCGCGCGCACCGACGCCCACGGCACCCCGATCCCCCTGGCCGAGCAGGACCGGGGACTCTGGGACGGCGCCGCCATCGCCGAGGGCGTCGCCCTCGTCACCGCCGCCCTCTCCCGCGGCTCGGTCGGCCCGTACCAGCTCCAGGCCGCCATCGCCGCCGTCCACGACGAGGCGCCCAGCGCCGCCGAGACGGACTGGCCGCAGATCCTCGCCCTGTACGGCCTGCTGGAGCGCATGTCCGACAACCCGATGGTCTCCCTCAGCCGGGCCGTCGCCGCGGCCATGGTGCACGGCCCCGCGACCGGCCTCGGCCTCCTCGACCGGCTCGCCGACCAGCTCGACGGCCACCACCGCTTCTACGCCACCCGGGCTCATCTCCGGGAGATGGCCGGCGACCTCGGCGCGGCGGTGGCCGACTACCGCGCGGCCGCCGGCCGGACGACGAACATCCCCGAGCGCGACTACCTCACCACCCGCGCCGCCCGCCTCGCCGAGGACCTGGCTCAGCGGCGTGCACGCTGA
- a CDS encoding sulfatase-like hydrolase/transferase, protein MSWRYRANATLEGLTGYTLTRRVHRRPPPLPKPAPEARRLPDDVVRPPVDPAFDRLLRRPVFLLSSVRSGSTLLRVMLNSHSRIHSPIETHFRRTTVGLTTDPVRQAMTHLGHTHSDIEHIVWDRLLHRELTRSGKPVLVEKTPSNVFAWRRIATCWPDARFVFLLRYPASIVRSWHEADPENRPVAEAVPRTLAYMTYLQEARTHLDGPTVRYEDLVADPEAVLRGLCDHLGVGWEPAMLDYGRQDHGGFVKGIGDWRDKIRSGTVVEARPLPSPAEVPAELREICGLWGYLWPALIRPCPASPTCSPPVLRVFARRSPGAQKVSPMIVGPSRRTFLTGTLATLAVPPVAGTAHAAAALPDRPNVVVVLADDLGWGEIGSQGQRKIRTPFLDRLAEEGVRFEAAYSGAPLCAPSRSALLTGLHAGHGTVRENPEGGQQRSFTEADLTFAELLRLAGYHTACIGKWGFGPEEPDQVSHPNARGFEEFFGYIGHRHAHEYYPDYLWRDGERVRLGRTAYAPDLFRRRAADFIRRRAGSPFLLYYASNLPHSPSVVPGDAGPYENRPWTRANRRHAAQVSRLDADVATLVATLREAGVAGRTLVLFTSDNGPHHEKGVTPELFDSNGPWRGDKRDLYEGGIRVPMIAWSPRLSPRVESTPVAFWDVLPTLADLAGVPAPAGLDGRSFRGLLTGDGAPERDHLVWNRPRKMQAIRHGDWKLIRFAPGIAGAGPRGRVELYDLAADPGERRDLSAERPELAEELLARLDASIGADPRLPYGLAVLGVDGQVMVTLRNGSAVSWRQVEVTLDGRRATGPKSVTLRPGESYTAVFDVGGGLKRARGTQVRARARFRAEGRRHLFRRSETIRP, encoded by the coding sequence ATGAGCTGGAGGTACAGGGCCAACGCCACCCTCGAAGGGCTGACCGGATACACGCTGACGCGCCGCGTGCACCGGCGGCCGCCGCCACTGCCCAAGCCGGCGCCCGAGGCGCGACGGCTGCCGGACGACGTCGTGCGCCCGCCCGTGGACCCCGCCTTCGACCGGCTGCTGCGCCGGCCGGTGTTCCTGCTGTCGTCCGTCCGCTCCGGCTCCACGCTGCTGCGGGTCATGCTGAACAGCCACTCGCGGATCCACTCGCCCATCGAGACGCACTTCCGCCGCACGACCGTCGGCCTGACCACCGACCCGGTACGGCAGGCGATGACGCACCTCGGCCACACCCACAGCGACATCGAGCACATCGTGTGGGACCGCCTCCTGCACCGGGAACTGACCCGCAGCGGCAAGCCCGTCCTGGTGGAGAAGACGCCCAGCAACGTCTTCGCCTGGCGGCGCATCGCGACCTGCTGGCCCGACGCGCGGTTCGTCTTCCTGCTGCGGTACCCCGCGTCCATCGTGCGGTCGTGGCACGAGGCGGACCCCGAGAACCGGCCCGTGGCCGAGGCCGTGCCCCGCACGCTGGCCTACATGACCTACCTGCAGGAGGCCCGCACCCACCTGGACGGGCCGACCGTCAGGTACGAGGACCTCGTCGCCGACCCGGAGGCCGTGCTGCGCGGCCTGTGCGACCACCTCGGCGTCGGCTGGGAGCCCGCCATGCTCGACTACGGCCGGCAGGATCACGGGGGATTCGTGAAGGGCATCGGCGACTGGCGTGACAAGATTCGCAGTGGCACGGTCGTCGAGGCCCGCCCACTGCCGTCCCCCGCGGAGGTCCCGGCCGAGCTGAGGGAGATCTGCGGTCTGTGGGGCTACCTCTGGCCTGCCCTGATCCGCCCCTGCCCTGCTTCGCCCACGTGTTCCCCTCCCGTCCTCCGGGTGTTCGCTCGCCGATCGCCCGGTGCCCAGAAGGTATCCCCCATGATCGTCGGGCCCTCGCGCCGCACCTTCCTCACCGGCACTCTGGCCACCCTGGCCGTCCCGCCCGTCGCCGGGACGGCCCACGCGGCCGCCGCCCTGCCCGACCGGCCCAACGTCGTCGTCGTCCTCGCGGACGACCTGGGCTGGGGTGAGATCGGCAGCCAGGGTCAGCGCAAGATCCGCACCCCGTTCCTGGACCGGCTCGCCGAGGAGGGAGTCAGGTTCGAGGCCGCCTACTCCGGCGCGCCCCTGTGCGCGCCGTCGCGTTCCGCCCTGCTCACCGGCCTGCACGCCGGTCACGGCACCGTCCGCGAGAATCCCGAGGGCGGGCAGCAGCGCTCGTTCACCGAGGCCGACCTCACCTTCGCCGAGCTGCTGCGGCTGGCCGGCTACCACACCGCCTGCATCGGCAAGTGGGGCTTCGGGCCCGAGGAGCCGGACCAGGTGTCGCATCCCAACGCCCGCGGGTTCGAGGAGTTCTTCGGCTACATCGGCCACCGCCACGCCCACGAGTACTACCCCGACTACCTGTGGCGCGACGGCGAGCGGGTCCGGCTCGGCCGCACGGCGTACGCGCCCGACCTGTTCAGGCGGCGGGCGGCCGACTTCATCAGGCGCCGGGCCGGCAGTCCGTTCCTGCTCTACTACGCCAGCAACCTGCCCCACTCCCCGAGCGTGGTCCCGGGAGACGCCGGCCCGTACGAGAACCGCCCCTGGACCCGCGCCAACCGCCGGCACGCCGCCCAGGTGTCGCGGCTCGACGCCGACGTGGCGACGCTGGTCGCCACCCTGCGCGAGGCCGGGGTGGCCGGGCGGACGCTGGTGCTGTTCACCAGCGACAACGGCCCGCACCACGAGAAGGGCGTGACGCCCGAGCTGTTCGACTCCAACGGCCCGTGGCGGGGCGACAAGCGCGACCTGTACGAGGGCGGCATCCGCGTGCCGATGATCGCCTGGTCGCCCCGGCTGTCCCCGCGCGTCGAGAGCACGCCGGTGGCCTTCTGGGACGTGCTGCCCACGCTGGCCGACCTGGCGGGCGTGCCGGCGCCGGCGGGGCTGGACGGCCGCTCGTTCCGGGGTCTGCTGACCGGCGACGGGGCGCCCGAGCGCGACCACCTGGTGTGGAACCGGCCACGCAAGATGCAGGCGATCCGGCACGGCGACTGGAAGCTGATCAGGTTCGCGCCGGGCATCGCGGGCGCGGGCCCCCGGGGCCGGGTGGAGCTGTACGACCTCGCCGCCGACCCCGGCGAGCGCCGCGACCTGTCCGCCGAGCGGCCCGAACTGGCCGAGGAGCTGCTGGCCCGGCTCGACGCGTCGATCGGGGCGGACCCGCGCCTGCCGTACGGGCTGGCCGTGCTCGGGGTGGACGGGCAGGTCATGGTGACGCTGCGCAACGGGTCGGCGGTGTCGTGGCGGCAGGTCGAGGTCACGCTCGACGGGCGCCGCGCCACCGGGCCGAAGTCGGTGACGCTCAGGCCGGGCGAGTCGTACACCGCGGTCTTCGACGTCGGCGGCGGGCTGAAACGGGCCCGTGGCACGCAGGTCCGGGCGCGGGCGCGGTTCCGGGCCGAGGGGAGGCGGCACCTGTTCCGCCGCTCTGAAACGATCCGCCCCTAG
- a CDS encoding TetR/AcrR family transcriptional regulator yields MARTKEFDPDTALRAALELFWERGYEATSMADLVERLGIGRASLYATFGGKHELYMRALQHYLETSDPSPIELLSQPGPALPAVRRLVELYAAESASGAGRRGCMIVNAAAELLPRDEEVRRLVDRNWDGLEMALTTALIRARAQGELAAGKDPQALARFLLVVLQGMRLMGKASADPARMRDAAAQALSLL; encoded by the coding sequence GTGGCCAGGACCAAGGAATTCGATCCGGACACCGCCCTGCGCGCCGCGCTGGAGCTGTTCTGGGAACGCGGCTACGAGGCGACCTCGATGGCCGACCTCGTGGAGCGGCTGGGCATCGGGCGGGCGAGCCTCTACGCCACGTTCGGCGGCAAGCACGAGCTGTACATGCGGGCGCTGCAGCACTACCTGGAGACCAGTGACCCGTCGCCGATCGAGCTGCTGTCGCAGCCCGGCCCGGCCCTGCCCGCCGTCCGGCGCCTGGTGGAGCTGTACGCGGCCGAGTCGGCGTCCGGCGCGGGCAGGCGCGGCTGCATGATCGTCAACGCGGCAGCCGAGCTGCTGCCGCGCGACGAGGAGGTGCGCCGCCTGGTCGACCGCAACTGGGACGGCCTGGAGATGGCGCTGACCACGGCGCTGATCCGGGCGCGGGCGCAGGGCGAGCTGGCGGCGGGCAAGGACCCGCAGGCACTGGCGAGATTCCTGCTCGTGGTGCTGCAGGGCATGCGACTGATGGGCAAGGCCTCGGCCGACCCCGCGCGGATGCGTGACGCGGCCGCGCAGGCGCTCAGCCTGCTCTGA
- a CDS encoding MFS transporter produces MPSILNDRSIIRAPIFVVLGAVQVVLIASITLLVVPLPAIQREMGLGRPDLALLTSAYGLSFSGLLLLGGRLADLHGHRRLFVAGMAVFGAASALSAVAPGFAALLLGRFAQGAGAALAAPAALALARSMVPDPARLPRVLAVWGTLSVTGATAGSLLSGVVVALASWRWAFALPVVVPVLAVAAVRRLPADTPRRARLDVAGAVLATAGMVALSYGLLHGTPVPAAAGGLLLAAFVAVEARTAAPLLPLAFLASPARAAALLAILVTAAASATHMFFLTLWFQQVRGMSPLLTSAAFAPYLLVFAMGPVSGRLTGRFGARAVTACGLLLGAAAMALFSLIEADTPYTGVVLAGLLLFPVASGLAFSGATVAALDGVPRRQAGLGGGLLNTAMEAGPTVGLATLAAVAAAVTGPRQDPAAITEGYAAALAVAALVFTLTAALVGVARSPGKRLA; encoded by the coding sequence ATGCCCTCAATCTTGAACGATCGGTCTATTATACGCGCTCCCATCTTCGTGGTCCTCGGAGCCGTACAGGTCGTCCTCATCGCCTCCATCACCCTGCTCGTCGTCCCGCTCCCCGCGATCCAGCGGGAGATGGGGCTCGGCCGGCCCGACCTCGCGCTGCTCACCTCCGCCTACGGCCTGTCGTTCAGCGGCCTGCTGCTGCTCGGCGGCAGGCTCGCCGACCTTCACGGGCACCGGCGCCTCTTCGTGGCCGGGATGGCCGTCTTCGGCGCGGCCTCGGCCCTGTCCGCCGTCGCGCCCGGCTTCGCCGCGCTGCTGCTCGGCAGGTTCGCCCAGGGGGCCGGCGCGGCGCTCGCGGCGCCGGCGGCGCTGGCGCTCGCCCGGTCGATGGTGCCGGACCCGGCGCGGCTGCCCCGCGTGCTGGCCGTGTGGGGGACGCTGTCGGTGACCGGCGCGACGGCCGGCAGCCTGCTCTCCGGCGTCGTCGTGGCGCTCGCGTCGTGGCGGTGGGCGTTCGCCCTCCCGGTGGTGGTGCCGGTGCTCGCCGTGGCGGCGGTCCGGCGGCTCCCCGCGGACACGCCCCGGCGGGCCCGGCTCGACGTCGCGGGGGCGGTGCTCGCCACCGCGGGCATGGTCGCGCTGAGCTACGGGCTGCTGCACGGCACCCCGGTCCCGGCGGCCGCGGGCGGGCTGCTGCTGGCGGCGTTCGTCGCCGTGGAGGCCCGCACGGCCGCGCCGCTGCTGCCCCTGGCCTTCCTCGCGTCGCCGGCGCGGGCGGCCGCGCTGCTCGCGATACTCGTCACGGCGGCGGCCAGCGCCACCCACATGTTCTTCCTGACCCTGTGGTTCCAGCAGGTGCGCGGCATGTCGCCGCTGCTCACCAGCGCGGCGTTCGCGCCCTACCTGCTGGTCTTCGCCATGGGGCCGGTCTCCGGACGGCTGACCGGCCGGTTCGGCGCCCGCGCCGTGACCGCCTGCGGACTCCTCCTGGGAGCGGCGGCCATGGCGCTGTTCAGCCTGATCGAGGCGGACACCCCGTACACCGGCGTGGTGCTCGCCGGGCTGCTGCTCTTCCCCGTCGCGTCCGGCCTGGCCTTCTCGGGCGCGACCGTGGCCGCGCTCGACGGGGTGCCCCGCCGGCAGGCCGGGCTCGGCGGTGGCCTGCTCAACACCGCCATGGAGGCCGGGCCCACCGTCGGGCTGGCCACCCTCGCCGCCGTCGCCGCGGCCGTCACCGGGCCCCGCCAGGACCCGGCCGCGATCACCGAAGGGTACGCGGCCGCGCTGGCGGTCGCCGCTCTCGTCTTCACCCTCACCGCGGCGCTGGTCGGCGTCGCGCGATCACCTGGAAAGAGGTTGGCATGA
- a CDS encoding SDR family NAD(P)-dependent oxidoreductase, which yields MRFAEKSVLVTGGGSGIGRATALAFAREGARVVVAGRGREPLEQTVKLAEEAGGQATAITADVTRPADVERLVAGAVSAYGGLDVAVNNAGILTFGPVAEMDEADWARTFEVNVTGVMLSMKYEIRHMRAAGGGVIVNVSSNLGPFKRIPGMGAYAASKAAVSALTRTAALECVGDGIRINAVSPGPHDTDMSRLPGETEEERAARLGLPIGRVGTLREAAGAILWLASDDAGFAVGHDLVVDGGATA from the coding sequence ATGAGGTTCGCAGAAAAGTCCGTCCTGGTCACCGGTGGCGGCTCCGGCATCGGCCGGGCCACCGCCCTCGCCTTCGCCCGGGAGGGCGCGCGGGTCGTGGTGGCCGGGCGTGGCCGGGAGCCGCTGGAGCAGACGGTCAAGCTGGCCGAGGAGGCGGGCGGGCAGGCCACCGCCATCACGGCCGACGTCACGCGCCCCGCCGACGTCGAGCGGCTGGTCGCCGGCGCCGTCTCGGCGTACGGGGGGCTGGACGTCGCCGTCAACAACGCCGGCATCCTGACCTTCGGGCCGGTGGCGGAGATGGACGAGGCCGACTGGGCGCGGACGTTCGAGGTGAACGTCACCGGCGTGATGCTGTCGATGAAGTACGAGATCAGGCACATGCGGGCCGCCGGCGGCGGCGTCATCGTGAACGTCAGCTCCAACCTCGGGCCGTTCAAGCGGATCCCCGGGATGGGCGCGTACGCGGCCAGCAAGGCGGCCGTCAGCGCGCTGACCCGCACCGCGGCGCTGGAGTGCGTCGGGGACGGCATCCGGATCAACGCGGTCAGCCCCGGACCGCACGACACCGACATGTCGAGGCTTCCGGGCGAGACGGAGGAGGAGCGGGCGGCCCGGCTGGGGCTGCCGATCGGGCGCGTCGGGACGCTGCGGGAGGCGGCGGGCGCGATCCTCTGGCTCGCCTC